From a region of the Streptomyces tirandamycinicus genome:
- a CDS encoding SDR family oxidoreductase: MTILITGATGFVGSRLAHALLTTRNQRVIALGRGDLADVRRRVVAAVSLHGGTDADALRRLQCVKGDVTLPWLGLSPGTHARLAEQVDAVWHCAGDIALAGERERLFLVNAHGTAQVLAFADRTRPDCRLVHVSTMAVAGNRPAGLVREDDLTDAHGFVTHYDASKYEAEQLVRAWTARRGRPAVVLRPGVVAGDRPLPETAAGHPLALLGRMIETVASGGAPSIPSAAERSSGARLHLRLKASPSATFNIVPSDYATAAMVRIGHDTPHERAGAHTYHIVHHTPTQLGDVIGAFEQAYAGLRLECTEEIDDATPAERFIATHLTGFLSYCRLRHTFDRTGALAATPGLPEPAPLDTGFLRRALGLGSRAVVDSAAGAL; this comes from the coding sequence GTGACCATCCTGATTACGGGTGCCACGGGATTCGTCGGTTCCCGTCTCGCCCATGCCCTGCTCACCACGCGCAATCAGCGTGTCATCGCGCTGGGACGCGGCGACCTCGCCGACGTGCGGCGGCGCGTGGTGGCCGCGGTCAGCCTGCACGGCGGAACGGACGCAGACGCCCTGCGGCGTCTGCAGTGCGTCAAGGGCGACGTGACCCTGCCGTGGCTGGGGCTGTCGCCGGGGACGCACGCGCGGCTGGCGGAACAGGTCGATGCCGTCTGGCACTGCGCCGGCGACATCGCGCTGGCCGGGGAGAGGGAGCGGCTCTTCCTGGTGAACGCCCACGGCACGGCCCAGGTACTCGCCTTCGCCGACAGGACGCGGCCCGACTGCCGTCTGGTACACGTGAGCACCATGGCGGTTGCCGGGAACCGGCCAGCCGGCCTGGTACGGGAGGACGACCTCACCGACGCCCACGGCTTCGTGACGCACTACGACGCTTCCAAGTACGAGGCGGAGCAACTGGTACGCGCCTGGACCGCGCGCCGTGGCCGGCCGGCGGTGGTTCTGCGGCCGGGCGTCGTCGCCGGCGACCGGCCGCTGCCGGAGACCGCCGCCGGTCACCCGCTGGCTCTGCTGGGCCGCATGATCGAAACAGTGGCGAGCGGAGGTGCCCCCAGCATTCCGTCCGCTGCCGAACGCTCTTCGGGGGCTCGGCTCCACCTGCGGCTCAAGGCGTCACCTTCGGCGACGTTCAACATCGTGCCGAGCGACTACGCGACGGCGGCGATGGTCCGGATCGGACACGACACGCCGCACGAGCGCGCCGGGGCGCACACCTACCACATCGTGCACCACACACCCACCCAACTGGGCGACGTCATCGGCGCGTTCGAGCAGGCCTATGCGGGCCTGCGACTGGAGTGCACGGAGGAGATCGACGACGCGACACCGGCCGAGCGGTTCATCGCCACGCATCTGACCGGATTCCTCAGCTACTGCCGGCTCCGGCACACCTTCGACCGTACCGGTGCGCTGGCCGCCACCCCCGGCCTGCCCGAGCCCGCACCGCTGGACACGGGGTTCCTCCGCCGGGCTCTCGGACTCGGCTCCCGCGCCGTCGTCGACTCGGCGGCCGGCGCTCTCTGA
- a CDS encoding ATP-binding protein — MNSRTSPTRRPDESEAEGDAESMGASKTRTESETRTEVESESESETESETETEAGTASPLHEFAMAFTSSPRGARLARRLVSHRLDAWGHPYGSRVNDTLTLITAELTANAVRHGHVAGRDFRVRLTQGAAGLRVEVTDTRTERVPVLSDREPPGDAESGRGLLIVAGLATRWAVAPRAGAPGKTVWAELHLT, encoded by the coding sequence GTGAACAGCCGAACTTCCCCCACACGACGACCCGACGAGTCCGAGGCCGAAGGCGATGCCGAGTCCATGGGCGCCTCCAAGACCAGGACCGAGTCCGAGACCAGGACCGAGGTCGAGTCCGAGTCCGAGTCCGAGACCGAGTCCGAGACCGAGACCGAGGCCGGGACCGCAAGCCCCCTCCACGAGTTCGCGATGGCCTTCACCTCCTCCCCGCGCGGCGCGCGCCTCGCCCGCAGGCTGGTCTCCCACCGCCTCGACGCGTGGGGGCACCCCTACGGCAGCCGGGTCAACGACACCCTGACGCTGATCACCGCGGAGCTGACCGCCAACGCCGTACGGCATGGGCACGTCGCCGGGCGGGACTTCCGCGTCCGGCTCACCCAGGGCGCCGCCGGCCTGCGCGTCGAGGTCACCGACACGCGGACCGAACGCGTCCCGGTGCTCTCCGACCGGGAGCCGCCCGGCGACGCGGAGTCCGGCCGGGGTCTGCTGATCGTCGCGGGGCTGGCGACCCGCTGGGCGGTCGCCCCGCGCGCGGGCGCGCCGGGCAAGACGGTCTGGGCGGAGCTGCACCTGACGTGA
- a CDS encoding helix-turn-helix domain-containing protein produces MSEATGLVGGATGSGDGGGGAGGDEWRAEPEAGSGVLRVFGRQLKRFRLRAGLERPEFGSLTGYSVSTIAAYEQGRRVPPPRFIDRADEVLDAGGVLQEMKEEVARAQYPAFFRDAARLEGEAVELHVYANQGVPGLLQTEEYARAVFGMWRPLLDEETIAQRVTARLARQDIFARRPMPTISFVIEEVTLRRPLGGESVLRGQLEQVLLVGQQRNVELQVMPTQREEHAALGGPFTLIETREGRRIAYVEAHKESRLHTERGSVREFEEQYGVLRAQGLTPRESLAFVEKLLGER; encoded by the coding sequence ATGAGCGAAGCGACGGGGCTGGTGGGCGGGGCGACCGGCAGCGGCGATGGTGGCGGTGGCGCTGGCGGTGACGAGTGGCGGGCGGAACCGGAAGCGGGTTCCGGAGTCCTACGGGTCTTCGGGCGGCAGTTGAAGCGGTTCCGGTTGCGGGCGGGCTTGGAGCGGCCCGAGTTCGGCTCGCTGACGGGGTACTCGGTCTCGACCATCGCCGCGTACGAGCAGGGGCGGCGGGTGCCGCCGCCGAGGTTCATCGACCGGGCGGACGAGGTGCTGGACGCGGGCGGGGTCCTCCAGGAGATGAAGGAGGAGGTGGCCCGGGCGCAGTATCCGGCGTTCTTCCGGGACGCGGCGCGGTTGGAGGGGGAGGCGGTCGAATTGCACGTGTACGCCAACCAAGGAGTGCCGGGGCTGTTGCAGACGGAGGAGTACGCACGGGCGGTGTTCGGGATGTGGAGGCCGCTGCTGGACGAAGAGACGATCGCCCAGCGCGTGACGGCTCGACTCGCTCGCCAGGACATCTTCGCCCGTAGGCCGATGCCCACCATCAGCTTCGTCATCGAGGAGGTGACGCTGCGGCGCCCGCTGGGAGGCGAGAGCGTCTTGCGTGGGCAGTTGGAGCAGGTACTTCTTGTGGGGCAGCAGCGCAACGTTGAGTTGCAAGTGATGCCGACCCAGCGTGAGGAGCATGCAGCGCTCGGCGGGCCGTTCACCTTGATCGAGACGCGGGAAGGGCGCAGGATCGCATACGTGGAAGCACACAAGGAGAGCCGCCTTCACACGGAGCGCGGCTCAGTGCGTGAGTTCGAGGAGCAGTATGGAGTCCTGCGCGCGCAAGGACTCACTCCACGGGAATCGCTTGCCTTCGTTGAGAAGCTGCTGGGAGAGAGATGA
- a CDS encoding DUF397 domain-containing protein — translation MTMKPDPSDPGLTWFKSSYSSGAGGECVEVAARHEAVHVRDSKDTTRMGLTVDGAAWAAFVNFAAR, via the coding sequence ATGACCATGAAGCCTGACCCATCCGATCCTGGTCTTACGTGGTTCAAGAGCAGCTACAGCAGCGGGGCGGGCGGCGAGTGCGTAGAGGTCGCCGCCCGCCACGAGGCCGTCCACGTTCGTGACTCCAAGGACACAACGCGTATGGGGCTCACGGTCGATGGAGCTGCGTGGGCCGCGTTCGTGAACTTCGCGGCACGGTAG
- a CDS encoding threonine ammonia-lyase: MPQPPAFADILAARELLAGYLPATPMWSYPVLDAVTGATVHVKHENVQPVGAFKVRGGLTLLSGLTPAQRARGLVTYSTGNHAQSLAYACAAFGASCTVVMPETVPEAKARAARALGADVVLHGPDMGAAQEWAEKLAADGDRHLVSPGDTPALLAGVGTLYLEIFEARPDLDAVVVPVGSGTGAAAACLVAAELAPNCRVIAVQSSAAPAAHDSWRDGVCVRRPNRTTVEGLATGRGFTLPQHVMRSGLADFHLVSDTQIAAAQRLLASHAHTLAEGAGAAALAAVLARPQEFTGQRVAVVCSGGNASTAEIAALGEGAAPVLGE; encoded by the coding sequence ATGCCACAGCCTCCTGCCTTCGCCGACATCCTCGCCGCCCGGGAACTCCTGGCCGGGTACCTGCCCGCCACGCCGATGTGGTCGTACCCCGTGCTCGACGCGGTGACCGGTGCGACCGTCCACGTCAAACACGAGAACGTCCAGCCCGTCGGAGCGTTCAAGGTGCGCGGCGGGCTCACCCTGCTGTCCGGCCTGACGCCGGCGCAGCGCGCCCGCGGCCTGGTCACCTACTCCACCGGAAACCACGCGCAGTCGCTGGCCTACGCCTGCGCCGCCTTCGGCGCCTCCTGCACGGTGGTGATGCCGGAGACGGTCCCCGAGGCGAAGGCACGGGCGGCACGGGCGCTCGGCGCCGACGTGGTACTGCACGGTCCGGACATGGGCGCCGCACAGGAGTGGGCCGAGAAACTGGCGGCCGACGGCGACCGGCACCTGGTCAGCCCCGGCGACACCCCGGCCCTGCTGGCCGGCGTCGGCACCCTGTACCTGGAGATCTTCGAGGCCCGGCCCGACCTCGACGCGGTGGTGGTGCCCGTCGGCTCCGGCACCGGAGCCGCCGCGGCCTGCCTGGTCGCCGCGGAGCTCGCCCCGAACTGCCGGGTGATCGCGGTGCAGTCGTCCGCGGCACCTGCGGCGCACGACTCGTGGCGGGACGGCGTCTGCGTCCGGCGCCCCAACCGCACCACCGTGGAGGGCCTGGCCACCGGACGGGGCTTCACACTGCCCCAGCACGTCATGCGCTCCGGACTCGCCGACTTCCACCTCGTCTCCGACACGCAGATCGCCGCGGCGCAGCGGCTGCTCGCCAGCCATGCGCACACCCTCGCCGAAGGTGCCGGAGCCGCCGCCCTGGCGGCCGTACTGGCCAGGCCGCAGGAGTTCACCGGACAGCGCGTCGCCGTGGTCTGCTCCGGCGGCAACGCCTCCACCGCCGAAATCGCCGCACTGGGCGAGGGCGCCGCACCGGTGCTCGGCGAATGA
- a CDS encoding LysR family transcriptional regulator, protein MLDVTRLRVLAAVNRHGSVTAAARALRYAQPSVSHHLARLEAETGTRLVQRVGRGVRLTDAGRMLAERAEEILGRLEAAEEELAAHAGLHAGRVRLAAFPSALGTFVPRAAAAFTAAHPGVELRFTEAEPPDAARLLRSGEVDIALLFGYSDTPPADDDGLRRTPLLTEPIYLVTPGGLAGDRLADHATRRWISGCERCRTHLLRSCQAAGFTPDIAFTTDDYVAVQALVAAGLGVTTLPGLALAAQRNPAVRTARLPGQERAISAAVHGEPPDPPAVAALLDHLADATAAPLPPP, encoded by the coding sequence ATGCTCGACGTCACCCGCCTGCGCGTGCTCGCTGCGGTCAACCGCCACGGCTCGGTCACCGCCGCCGCCCGCGCCCTGCGCTACGCGCAGCCGTCGGTCAGCCACCATCTGGCCAGGCTGGAGGCCGAGACGGGCACCCGGCTCGTCCAGCGCGTGGGGCGCGGCGTCCGGCTGACCGATGCGGGCCGGATGCTGGCCGAGCGAGCCGAGGAGATCCTGGGGCGCCTGGAGGCGGCCGAGGAGGAGCTCGCCGCCCACGCCGGACTGCACGCCGGACGAGTGCGCCTGGCCGCGTTCCCCTCGGCCCTCGGCACCTTCGTCCCGCGCGCCGCGGCCGCGTTCACCGCCGCCCACCCCGGCGTCGAACTGCGCTTCACCGAGGCCGAACCGCCCGACGCGGCGCGGCTGCTGCGCTCGGGCGAGGTCGACATCGCCCTGCTGTTCGGCTACTCCGACACACCACCCGCCGACGACGACGGGCTGCGCCGAACGCCCCTGCTCACCGAGCCCATCTACCTGGTGACGCCGGGCGGCCTCGCGGGCGACCGACTGGCCGACCACGCCACGCGACGGTGGATCAGCGGGTGCGAACGCTGCCGCACCCACCTGCTGCGCTCCTGCCAGGCCGCCGGCTTCACCCCCGACATCGCGTTCACCACCGACGACTACGTCGCCGTCCAGGCCCTCGTCGCCGCCGGACTGGGTGTCACCACACTGCCCGGCCTGGCCTTGGCGGCCCAGCGCAACCCCGCCGTCAGGACGGCACGTCTGCCGGGCCAGGAGAGGGCGATCAGCGCAGCCGTCCACGGCGAACCGCCGGACCCGCCGGCCGTCGCAGCCCTGCTCGACCACCTCGCGGACGCCACGGCGGCCCCGCTGCCTCCGCCCTGA